A region from the Marinobacter sp. SS13-12 genome encodes:
- a CDS encoding alpha-ketoacid dehydrogenase subunit beta: protein MREITLSQAVNEALAEEMRRDPTTFILGEDVAEAGTPFKVLSGLVEEFGTERVIDTPISEPGFVGLAVGAALTGARPIVDLMFGDFIYLVMDQLCNQAAKQQYMSGGKLSVPMVLRTNLGATRRSGAQHSQSLQVLVAHIPGLKVALPSSAYEAKGLMKTAIRDNNPVVIIEDKLMYQDKAPVPEEEYLIPFGEANIKREGSDITLIGTSSMVQVAEEAARILEAEGISAEVIDPRTIVPLDEDTLLKSVRKTSRAIVIDEGHQNYGITGEIASRLNEKAFYYLDAPVLRMGAMDVPVPFSPVLEDLTVPTPERVAENARRLCAGEMIHAA from the coding sequence ATGAGAGAAATTACACTGTCCCAAGCTGTAAACGAGGCGCTGGCCGAAGAGATGCGGCGCGACCCGACAACCTTCATTCTTGGCGAGGACGTGGCCGAAGCAGGCACACCCTTCAAGGTACTGTCAGGCCTGGTTGAAGAATTCGGTACCGAACGGGTGATTGACACCCCCATCTCGGAGCCCGGTTTCGTGGGCCTGGCTGTGGGCGCGGCCCTGACCGGCGCTCGGCCCATCGTCGACCTGATGTTCGGCGATTTTATCTATCTGGTCATGGATCAGCTCTGCAACCAGGCGGCCAAGCAGCAGTATATGTCAGGTGGCAAGCTGAGCGTGCCCATGGTACTGCGCACCAATCTCGGCGCTACTCGGCGCTCGGGCGCGCAGCACAGCCAGTCCCTGCAGGTGCTGGTTGCGCATATTCCGGGGCTTAAAGTGGCATTGCCGTCTTCGGCTTATGAAGCCAAAGGGCTGATGAAAACAGCCATCCGGGATAACAACCCGGTGGTGATCATCGAAGACAAGCTGATGTACCAGGACAAGGCTCCGGTGCCCGAGGAGGAATACCTGATTCCATTCGGTGAGGCCAATATCAAGCGTGAAGGTAGCGACATCACATTGATCGGCACCTCTTCCATGGTGCAGGTAGCCGAGGAAGCCGCGCGTATTCTGGAAGCCGAGGGCATCAGCGCCGAAGTGATCGACCCGCGCACCATTGTGCCACTGGACGAAGACACCCTGCTGAAGAGCGTCCGTAAAACTAGTCGTGCCATCGTCATTGATGAGGGCCACCAGAACTATGGCATAACCGGTGAAATCGCCAGTCGCCTCAACGAAAAGGCCTTCTACTATCTCGATGCACCCGTGCTACGCATGGGCGCAATGGATGTGCCGGTGCCCTTCAGCCCCGTACTAGAGGATCTCACAGTACCAACACCAGAACGCGTTGCCGAGAATGCTCGCCGGCTCTGCGCGGGGGAGATGATCCATGCCGCTTGA
- a CDS encoding SDR family oxidoreductase, with product MDKTRLQGKNCLITGAARGIGAAVAEHYAAQGAKVCVADINLEGCQEVVSRIKENGGEAIAVSLDVTSREQMKAAVQATVDAFGSLNVMLNNAGINKPLMFLDITEENWRQIMDVNGWGCLVGMQEAAKQMIAQGKENGPYKIINVGSILSRQAFDDVIPYSCSKHAVQAMINGGAKALVDHNITVNGYGPGVVRTELWEQLDKDLVAIGKFEKQGQSMDELAEKMILMKRYSYPEDIVGTASFLASSESDYMTGQLLMIDGGIVLQ from the coding sequence ATGGATAAGACACGTTTGCAAGGCAAGAACTGCCTGATCACCGGGGCTGCCAGAGGCATTGGTGCGGCTGTAGCGGAGCACTACGCGGCGCAAGGCGCAAAGGTCTGTGTAGCGGATATCAATCTTGAAGGGTGCCAGGAGGTTGTTTCCCGCATCAAGGAAAATGGCGGAGAAGCGATAGCGGTTTCTCTGGACGTTACCAGCCGGGAACAGATGAAGGCAGCAGTCCAGGCTACTGTCGACGCCTTTGGCAGCCTGAACGTTATGCTGAATAACGCGGGTATCAACAAACCCCTTATGTTTCTTGATATCACCGAGGAAAACTGGCGCCAGATCATGGATGTGAACGGCTGGGGTTGCCTGGTCGGAATGCAGGAGGCGGCGAAGCAGATGATTGCCCAGGGCAAGGAAAACGGCCCTTACAAAATTATCAATGTCGGCTCGATTCTCAGCCGACAGGCATTCGACGATGTTATCCCCTACTCATGCAGCAAACACGCAGTCCAGGCAATGATCAACGGTGGCGCCAAAGCACTGGTTGATCACAACATTACGGTCAACGGCTACGGCCCGGGTGTCGTCAGAACGGAATTATGGGAACAACTGGACAAGGATCTTGTTGCCATCGGTAAGTTTGAAAAGCAGGGACAATCGATGGATGAACTGGCCGAAAAAATGATCCTTATGAAGCGGTACTCCTACCCAGAGGATATCGTGGGAACAGCCTCTTTCCTCGCCAGCAGCGAATCCGACTATATGACGGGTCAGTTGCTGATGATCGATGGCGGCATCGTACTGCAGTAA
- a CDS encoding OsmC family protein, translating to MNITKTASAHWEGSIKEGKGTISTESGVLKETPYGFRERFEGQPGSNPEELVGAAHASCFSMALSLILGEAGMEAESINTQATVALTEDPEGGFKIPSIHLVTRVKIPGADQAAFDECAEKAKAGCPVSKLYNADITLDATLEN from the coding sequence ATGAACATTACCAAAACAGCCTCGGCTCACTGGGAAGGCAGTATCAAGGAAGGAAAGGGTACGATCTCCACCGAGAGCGGTGTGCTGAAGGAGACGCCCTATGGTTTTCGCGAGCGCTTCGAGGGCCAGCCGGGCTCGAATCCGGAAGAGCTGGTCGGTGCCGCCCATGCCAGCTGTTTCTCCATGGCGCTGTCGCTGATCCTCGGCGAGGCCGGCATGGAGGCCGAGAGCATCAATACCCAGGCTACCGTTGCCCTAACCGAAGATCCTGAAGGTGGTTTTAAAATCCCGAGCATTCATCTGGTGACCCGGGTGAAGATACCGGGAGCCGATCAGGCAGCCTTTGATGAGTGCGCCGAGAAGGCCAAGGCGGGCTGTCCAGTCTCCAAGCTTTACAATGCCGATATTACCCTGGATGCCACCTTGGAGAATTAA
- a CDS encoding sialic acid TRAP transporter substrate-binding protein SiaP, producing MKNISGIPSVIAAGIFAMAGSGNAVAQTELRWGHVYESQSPYHEWAEWAAEAFEDRTDGRYAIEVFPASSLGKQTDLAEGLELGTVDIIYDGQFFAGRRYGPMAIGSAPFMFRDFAHWEAYRDSDLFLDLSAGYAEATGDDIAGLVYYGQRHVTSNNEIQTPADMEGMKIRVPNASLYKMFPEAVGANATPMAFSEVYLALQQGVVDAQENPLPTIQFKKFYEVQDYITLTGHITDALLTIVAGRISDSMPDEDYATLMAVLKESAEGASSDIRSSELELVDWFREQGATVTEVDRAPFRAAVADDLNGPEVSWDRETFDRLQALK from the coding sequence ATGAAAAATATATCAGGTATACCGTCGGTTATTGCAGCCGGCATTTTTGCGATGGCTGGCTCTGGAAACGCAGTGGCGCAGACTGAGTTGAGATGGGGCCATGTCTACGAGTCACAGTCACCTTACCATGAGTGGGCGGAATGGGCGGCCGAGGCTTTCGAAGATCGTACCGATGGCAGGTATGCGATTGAGGTTTTTCCGGCATCCTCCCTGGGCAAACAGACCGACCTGGCGGAAGGGCTGGAACTCGGTACCGTCGACATAATCTATGACGGTCAGTTCTTTGCAGGCCGTCGCTATGGGCCGATGGCAATCGGTAGCGCCCCCTTCATGTTCCGTGACTTTGCCCACTGGGAGGCCTATCGCGATTCAGATCTTTTCCTCGATCTTTCCGCCGGATATGCCGAAGCCACCGGCGACGACATCGCCGGACTGGTCTATTACGGCCAGCGTCATGTGACATCGAACAATGAAATCCAAACGCCTGCCGATATGGAAGGCATGAAAATCCGTGTGCCCAACGCCTCGCTCTACAAGATGTTCCCAGAGGCCGTTGGCGCCAACGCCACTCCAATGGCATTTTCCGAGGTTTACCTGGCACTGCAACAGGGCGTTGTGGATGCCCAGGAGAATCCGCTCCCCACGATCCAGTTCAAGAAATTCTACGAGGTACAGGACTACATCACCCTGACGGGCCACATCACCGATGCACTCCTCACGATCGTTGCCGGCCGCATTTCAGACAGCATGCCGGACGAGGACTATGCAACGCTGATGGCGGTGCTGAAAGAATCCGCCGAAGGTGCCTCGTCTGATATCCGCAGCTCCGAACTCGAGTTGGTGGATTGGTTCCGTGAGCAGGGGGCGACCGTCACCGAAGTGGATCGAGCGCCCTTCCGCGCTGCGGTCGCTGACGACTTGAATGGTCCAGAGGTGAGCTGGGACCGCGAGACCTTCGACAGGCTGCAAGCCCTGAAATGA
- a CDS encoding 2-oxo acid dehydrogenase subunit E2 → MTDIIAPPSVRALARKKGINLEALARDLGRTNIVREDLDDQRPTAANGPVGGTSLWDVDHSRHGKVSEEPMSRFAQVAAANLAAAQTLIPAVTHHERADIRAVEAWRRELKPEAQARGVKLTALAFHVVALARCLQEFPHFNSSLSTDGKTLVLKQYVHIGIAVDTAHGLMVPVIRDAETKGLWQIGTEIADLATRAQSRKVGVDEMGGASMTITNLGGIGGIGFTPIVNPPEVAILGLTRPETTPVWNGDAFQPVPMVSVDLSYDHRVINGADAARFSARYSSLLSDPRRMIV, encoded by the coding sequence ATGACTGACATTATTGCACCGCCTTCAGTTCGGGCTCTGGCCCGGAAAAAGGGTATCAATCTCGAAGCACTTGCCCGCGATCTGGGCCGCACGAATATCGTGCGTGAGGATCTCGATGACCAAAGACCAACTGCCGCCAACGGACCGGTTGGCGGCACATCGCTCTGGGACGTGGATCATTCCCGGCACGGCAAGGTAAGCGAGGAACCCATGAGCCGTTTCGCGCAAGTAGCCGCCGCTAACCTGGCCGCTGCACAGACGCTTATTCCGGCCGTGACGCATCATGAGCGCGCCGATATCAGAGCAGTCGAGGCCTGGCGCCGTGAGCTGAAGCCAGAGGCACAGGCGCGCGGGGTGAAACTCACGGCGCTGGCCTTCCACGTTGTCGCGCTAGCGCGCTGCCTGCAGGAATTCCCGCACTTCAATTCCTCGCTTTCAACTGATGGCAAGACACTGGTGCTGAAACAGTATGTGCACATCGGTATCGCCGTGGATACCGCTCACGGGCTGATGGTACCGGTGATCCGCGACGCGGAGACCAAGGGGCTGTGGCAGATCGGAACTGAGATTGCTGACCTGGCCACCCGTGCGCAGAGCCGCAAAGTAGGCGTTGACGAAATGGGAGGTGCGTCCATGACGATCACAAATCTGGGCGGAATCGGCGGCATTGGTTTCACCCCCATCGTCAATCCGCCCGAGGTGGCGATCCTGGGCCTCACCCGCCCCGAAACCACACCGGTCTGGAATGGTGACGCTTTCCAGCCTGTACCAATGGTTTCGGTGGACCTGAGCTATGACCACCGGGTGATCAACGGGGCTGACGCTGCACGTTTTTCTGCACGTTATTCATCTCTGCTGTCTGATCCACGGCGGATGATCGTGTGA
- a CDS encoding biotin/lipoyl-containing protein — protein sequence MPLDVIMPALGMAQDTGVILTWHKSPGDPVSEGEALFEVETDKAAMEVEAQGSGFLTDVTAAAGEEVPVGRVVARISETPEDTGTKPELAQEKPSEPDNQASPAIPEGEQVIMPALGMAQDAGLIVAWRKSPGDSVTASDILFEVETDKSIVEVEAGHDGFIAALLAEKGEEAPVGHVIAIISSEKPESPVQLSLLASGKSAEAAEQVKPAESVEPAPAVKQPSAPRQTGPAHGVRAVRGRILASPKARRLALERGLDLERLAENGYPQPYHVKDLEVLESLPKATAPQPSTAAPGRYLSAEVTADGFDEFAVWAAKEAGLTDASSLLAAFAGSSLGQNEATVALETFGKTRIFAMHGRRLGDLAEVEPEAVPDLRLRDLRFGRLSTIQAGPEDTPVLSVLTSGAGLKLTLECTAEQLDASAAITLLSDFAGRMEQPLRHLL from the coding sequence ATGCCGCTTGACGTCATCATGCCAGCACTCGGGATGGCGCAGGACACTGGTGTCATCCTTACATGGCACAAATCACCCGGGGACCCGGTTTCAGAAGGGGAGGCCCTGTTTGAGGTGGAAACCGATAAAGCAGCGATGGAAGTCGAAGCTCAGGGCTCAGGCTTCCTGACAGATGTTACCGCCGCCGCTGGCGAAGAGGTGCCGGTGGGACGCGTAGTTGCGCGCATCTCGGAAACACCTGAAGACACCGGTACCAAACCTGAGCTCGCTCAGGAAAAACCCAGCGAACCTGATAATCAGGCCAGTCCGGCAATTCCTGAAGGTGAACAGGTCATTATGCCCGCGCTGGGTATGGCGCAGGATGCCGGCCTGATCGTTGCGTGGCGCAAATCTCCCGGCGATTCCGTAACCGCCAGCGACATTCTGTTCGAAGTGGAAACGGATAAGTCCATCGTGGAAGTCGAGGCCGGTCATGATGGATTCATCGCGGCCCTGTTGGCAGAGAAGGGCGAGGAGGCGCCGGTAGGCCATGTCATCGCCATCATCTCCAGCGAAAAGCCGGAATCGCCTGTCCAGCTAAGTCTTCTGGCCAGTGGGAAGTCGGCGGAAGCTGCGGAACAAGTGAAGCCAGCAGAATCAGTCGAACCCGCGCCTGCCGTGAAGCAACCTTCCGCGCCCCGGCAAACGGGACCCGCCCACGGTGTTCGGGCAGTGAGGGGGCGCATCCTTGCGTCACCGAAGGCCCGGCGGCTTGCCCTCGAGCGGGGTCTGGACCTGGAGCGACTGGCCGAAAATGGTTACCCGCAGCCCTATCATGTCAAGGACCTGGAAGTTCTGGAGAGCCTGCCCAAGGCGACTGCACCGCAACCTTCTACTGCGGCACCTGGTCGTTACCTGTCTGCCGAGGTGACCGCGGATGGCTTCGACGAGTTTGCTGTCTGGGCTGCCAAAGAAGCCGGCCTGACGGATGCCAGCTCCCTGTTGGCAGCGTTCGCAGGATCAAGCCTGGGCCAGAACGAGGCGACCGTGGCACTGGAAACTTTTGGCAAGACGCGTATTTTTGCGATGCACGGAAGGCGACTGGGGGACCTCGCAGAGGTCGAGCCTGAGGCCGTCCCCGATCTGCGGCTGCGCGATTTGCGATTTGGCCGCCTGAGCACGATTCAGGCGGGCCCTGAGGATACCCCGGTGCTCAGTGTCCTCACCTCGGGTGCGGGGCTGAAGCTGACACTGGAATGTACCGCAGAGCAACTGGATGCCTCTGCGGCCATTACCCTTCTTTCCGATTTTGCAGGTCGAATGGAGCAGCCGCTCCGTCACCTGCTCTGA
- a CDS encoding thiamine pyrophosphate-dependent dehydrogenase E1 component subunit alpha, producing the protein MTSKTKTKTKTKTNTSPNKDDYLRMYTQMVRIRTFEDNANQLYLAGKMQGLTHMYSGEEAVAVGICEALTDNDRITSTHRGHGHCVAKGANYKQMFCELLGKQEGYCRGKGGSMHIADQSHGNLGANAIVGGSMGIATGSALRAKLLGQDDVTVCFFGDGATAQGLLYEVMNMAALWNLPVIYACENNGYSEYTKTEEIAAGSITARAEAFGIEAFSIDGQDVLGVNELSKKLVARCRNNEGPFFVELMTYRYHGHHVGDINREYYRSKKEEADWKENRDPIIRFRGWLVEQGIATEEEIEALNEQIKQDAKEAVAYAEAAAYPDVAEVDMHVYAETDPATLQAGH; encoded by the coding sequence ATGACCTCAAAAACAAAGACCAAGACCAAGACCAAGACCAACACAAGCCCGAACAAGGACGACTATCTGCGGATGTATACCCAGATGGTGCGCATTCGCACCTTCGAAGACAACGCAAACCAGCTTTACCTTGCCGGCAAGATGCAGGGACTGACGCACATGTATTCCGGGGAAGAGGCCGTTGCTGTCGGCATCTGTGAGGCACTGACCGATAACGATCGCATCACCTCAACCCACCGGGGCCACGGGCATTGTGTCGCCAAGGGCGCAAACTACAAACAGATGTTCTGCGAATTGTTGGGCAAGCAGGAAGGCTACTGTCGCGGCAAAGGCGGCTCGATGCATATTGCCGATCAAAGCCACGGCAACCTTGGTGCCAACGCAATAGTTGGCGGTTCCATGGGGATTGCAACTGGCTCGGCGCTGCGTGCCAAATTGCTGGGCCAGGATGACGTCACCGTCTGCTTCTTCGGGGACGGCGCCACCGCTCAAGGCCTGCTCTACGAAGTGATGAACATGGCCGCACTGTGGAACCTGCCGGTTATCTACGCCTGCGAGAACAACGGTTATTCGGAATACACCAAGACTGAGGAGATTGCGGCAGGCTCAATCACAGCACGTGCAGAGGCATTTGGTATCGAGGCGTTCTCAATTGATGGACAGGACGTTCTTGGCGTCAACGAACTGAGCAAGAAACTGGTCGCGCGGTGCCGCAACAATGAGGGGCCTTTCTTTGTGGAGCTGATGACCTATCGCTACCACGGGCACCATGTGGGAGACATCAACCGCGAGTATTACCGTTCGAAAAAGGAAGAGGCTGACTGGAAGGAAAACCGTGACCCCATCATTCGATTCCGTGGCTGGCTGGTCGAACAGGGCATCGCCACCGAAGAAGAGATCGAGGCGTTGAACGAACAGATCAAGCAGGACGCCAAAGAAGCCGTCGCCTATGCCGAAGCCGCCGCCTATCCGGACGTCGCAGAGGTAGACATGCATGTCTACGCGGAAACCGATCCTGCCACGCTGCAAGCCGGACACTGA
- a CDS encoding TRAP transporter large permease translates to MLILFGTLALLLVIGLPVALALAGASLAFLLIESPLPAVVVVHRMVNGVDSFPLLAVPFFILAGSLMNHSGITDRIFAFAKALVGWMRGGLGHVNIGASVLFAGMSGAAVADAGGLGTVEIKAMREGGYDGDFAVGVTAASSTIGPLIPPSLPLVVYGVISSTSIGQLFAAGLVPGLLMAVALMVMVAWYAKVRGYGRDTGFAWFVLWQTFRRAFLSLLTPVIIVGGILAGLFTPTEAAIAACAYALLLGGIVYRALDLRKLKAISLDTIETTAIVLMIVAAASIFSWILTSNQVTQVVADAILGHTQNIVLVLLLINLVLLVVGLFMEPVAAITILTPVLLPVVVALGMDPVHFGIMMILNLMLGLLTPPVGMVLYVLARVADIRFESAVRATAPFLIPLVIVLLLITYVPAISLWLPELLYR, encoded by the coding sequence ATGCTGATCCTCTTTGGAACACTTGCACTGCTTCTTGTCATCGGGCTGCCGGTGGCGTTGGCACTTGCCGGAGCTTCACTGGCATTCCTGCTGATTGAAAGTCCGCTGCCGGCGGTAGTGGTTGTGCATCGCATGGTCAATGGCGTTGACAGTTTTCCGCTACTGGCAGTTCCTTTCTTCATCCTTGCGGGCAGCCTGATGAACCATAGCGGTATTACCGATCGCATCTTCGCTTTTGCCAAAGCCCTGGTCGGCTGGATGCGTGGCGGCCTGGGGCACGTGAATATTGGCGCCTCGGTATTGTTTGCAGGCATGTCAGGCGCGGCAGTCGCCGATGCTGGCGGACTGGGAACAGTCGAGATAAAAGCCATGCGGGAAGGCGGCTATGACGGTGATTTTGCCGTTGGGGTAACGGCTGCCTCATCAACCATCGGGCCACTGATTCCACCTTCCCTGCCCCTGGTTGTCTACGGAGTGATCTCTTCGACCTCCATAGGTCAGCTTTTTGCCGCTGGCCTGGTACCGGGGCTGCTGATGGCAGTAGCACTGATGGTTATGGTGGCCTGGTATGCGAAGGTTCGCGGCTATGGCCGTGATACGGGTTTCGCCTGGTTCGTCCTTTGGCAAACGTTCAGGCGTGCGTTTCTGTCACTGCTGACACCGGTCATTATTGTGGGCGGGATCCTGGCAGGCCTGTTTACGCCGACCGAGGCTGCCATTGCGGCTTGCGCCTATGCCCTGCTTCTGGGTGGAATCGTCTACAGAGCGCTGGATCTGCGCAAGTTAAAGGCGATCTCACTGGACACGATCGAAACGACAGCAATCGTTCTTATGATCGTTGCGGCCGCCTCGATCTTTTCGTGGATCCTCACCTCCAACCAGGTCACCCAGGTAGTGGCGGATGCCATTCTCGGCCACACACAGAACATTGTTCTTGTGCTTTTGCTCATCAATCTCGTGCTCCTGGTTGTCGGCCTCTTCATGGAGCCGGTGGCAGCCATCACCATCCTGACGCCCGTGCTGTTGCCGGTGGTGGTTGCACTGGGAATGGATCCTGTGCACTTCGGCATCATGATGATCCTGAACCTGATGCTGGGCCTTCTCACCCCCCCTGTAGGCATGGTGCTCTATGTGCTCGCGCGGGTGGCCGATATCAGATTTGAGAGCGCTGTACGTGCAACTGCACCGTTCCTCATCCCCCTGGTTATCGTGCTCCTCCTTATCACCTACGTTCCGGCCATATCACTGTGGTTGCCGGAACTCCTCTATCGCTAA
- a CDS encoding TRAP transporter small permease, with protein MPNPAPAPDKREQNSRFPALDEGLVIALFWVLALVVFVQFFTRYVLNDSVGWTEELARYLLVIVTFAGACIAVRRNSHISVEFFYRYLPASAARGLSSVVDLLRVGLLAVLTGLSVELAGNTRQMMTSIELPKSVLYGFVAGCFALMTVYSAIVAWRHLVSRKADVAPDVPTGLWE; from the coding sequence ATGCCAAATCCAGCTCCCGCGCCTGACAAACGCGAACAAAACTCACGCTTTCCGGCGCTCGATGAAGGGCTGGTGATAGCTCTGTTCTGGGTTCTGGCGCTTGTGGTCTTCGTTCAGTTTTTTACACGCTATGTGCTTAATGACTCGGTCGGCTGGACTGAAGAGCTCGCCCGCTATCTTTTGGTCATTGTTACCTTTGCGGGCGCTTGCATCGCAGTTCGGCGTAACAGCCACATTTCGGTCGAGTTCTTCTATCGCTATCTGCCAGCCAGCGCAGCTCGCGGTTTGTCCTCCGTGGTAGATCTCCTGAGAGTCGGGCTGCTTGCCGTGCTGACCGGACTTAGCGTTGAGCTTGCGGGCAATACCCGGCAGATGATGACTTCGATTGAGCTGCCAAAGTCGGTGCTCTACGGCTTTGTTGCCGGCTGCTTTGCGCTAATGACAGTCTATTCGGCCATCGTTGCCTGGCGGCACCTGGTCAGTCGGAAAGCGGATGTGGCACCCGATGTGCCCACCGGACTGTGGGAGTGA
- the groL gene encoding chaperonin GroEL (60 kDa chaperone family; promotes refolding of misfolded polypeptides especially under stressful conditions; forms two stacked rings of heptamers to form a barrel-shaped 14mer; ends can be capped by GroES; misfolded proteins enter the barrel where they are refolded when GroES binds): MSAKHIQFDQEARNSLLRGINTLGDAVKATLGPCGRHVVISKKDRLPYVTKDGVSVAKETELSDEIEDTGARLARNVASKVNEEVGDGTTTATVLAQALMNEGMRAVAANMSPVAIKRGIERATKDAVDALNSMSRPCNEPESIRRIATISANGDTAIGGMIADAMSEIGIEGVITVEDGTGLDLELKLVKGMQFDRGYASPHFINDHKSMSVDLENPLILPIDGKFDSFNDLVPLLETVGRERRPLLVIAEEFEHDTLPTLIVNHMKGRVKVAAVKSPGFGDRRKNMIADIAVLTGARLVSSELGVTIADLQEPDLGSARRVVVTQDTCTIIDGAGDPEAITDRIDQIKQQIPDAFSDYDREKLMQRKARLSGGIGVIKVGAATEVELEERKDRIGDAIQATRAAVEEGYVPGGGVSLIRVIEKMQSPAELTPDEAAGYALTIRALEAPLSTIAENAGLVPGVIIENILGGSLDYGLNAATGNIEHLFESGIIDPTKVTRLALQTASSLATLLITTEVLLVEKGQVEEGHQH; this comes from the coding sequence ATGTCAGCCAAGCACATCCAGTTCGATCAGGAAGCCCGGAACTCACTGTTGCGCGGAATCAACACGCTCGGCGATGCCGTCAAAGCCACACTCGGCCCCTGTGGGCGGCACGTGGTGATCAGCAAGAAGGATCGCTTGCCATATGTAACAAAGGATGGGGTGTCGGTTGCAAAGGAAACGGAATTATCCGACGAGATAGAAGATACGGGAGCGCGCCTTGCACGCAATGTTGCATCCAAGGTTAATGAAGAAGTAGGCGATGGCACCACAACGGCAACGGTTCTTGCCCAGGCACTGATGAATGAAGGCATGAGGGCGGTTGCGGCAAACATGAGCCCGGTTGCTATCAAGCGGGGTATAGAGAGGGCAACAAAAGATGCGGTGGATGCTCTCAATTCCATGTCACGGCCGTGCAATGAGCCTGAATCCATCCGCCGTATCGCGACTATCTCTGCTAACGGCGACACAGCAATCGGTGGAATGATTGCTGACGCCATGAGTGAGATTGGTATTGAAGGCGTGATCACGGTTGAGGATGGTACCGGTCTTGATCTGGAGCTGAAGCTGGTCAAGGGCATGCAGTTTGACCGCGGGTATGCCTCGCCTCATTTCATAAACGATCACAAAAGCATGTCGGTGGATCTCGAAAATCCGCTGATTCTGCCGATCGATGGAAAGTTCGATTCGTTCAATGACCTGGTCCCTCTGTTGGAAACAGTAGGGAGGGAGCGACGCCCACTGCTGGTCATTGCCGAAGAGTTTGAGCACGACACGCTGCCTACGCTGATCGTTAACCACATGAAAGGCCGGGTAAAAGTGGCGGCTGTTAAATCACCGGGGTTTGGTGACCGGCGTAAAAACATGATTGCCGACATAGCCGTATTGACCGGCGCCCGGCTGGTATCAAGTGAGCTGGGCGTCACCATCGCTGACCTCCAGGAGCCGGATCTGGGCAGCGCCAGGCGAGTCGTGGTAACCCAGGATACCTGCACCATTATCGATGGCGCCGGTGACCCGGAAGCGATCACCGATCGCATCGACCAGATCAAGCAGCAGATACCCGATGCATTTTCAGACTACGACCGGGAAAAACTGATGCAGCGAAAGGCGAGGCTTTCCGGTGGCATTGGCGTTATCAAGGTCGGTGCCGCGACAGAAGTCGAGCTGGAAGAGAGAAAGGATCGTATTGGTGATGCCATTCAGGCTACGCGTGCAGCTGTGGAAGAAGGTTATGTGCCGGGAGGTGGTGTATCGCTGATACGGGTGATCGAAAAGATGCAGTCACCGGCAGAGCTGACGCCTGATGAAGCGGCCGGATACGCGCTTACCATCAGGGCCCTGGAGGCTCCACTCTCAACCATTGCGGAAAATGCCGGCCTGGTCCCCGGGGTTATCATCGAGAATATTCTGGGCGGGAGCCTGGACTACGGTCTGAACGCCGCAACCGGAAACATAGAGCACCTGTTTGAGTCCGGCATAATCGATCCTACCAAAGTCACCAGGTTGGCACTGCAGACGGCATCCTCACTGGCGACATTGTTAATTACGACGGAAGTTCTGCTTGTCGAGAAAGGACAGGTGGAGGAGGGACATCAGCACTGA